One genomic segment of Thunnus albacares chromosome 18, fThuAlb1.1, whole genome shotgun sequence includes these proteins:
- the zfand5b gene encoding AN1-type zinc finger protein 5b, with the protein MAQETNQSPVPMLCATGCGFYGNPRTNGMCSVCHKEHLSRQNNGGVSSLSAVGSSSGPTAEASAIQRLEATLNNAAAAAVAAAEVAAEAASAEAAAAEALSGVSTAIAVTKQMTEMSLSCEEKGASGSKVELTEPVVNQPTVSTSHPSTAGSEDSKAPEPPKPKKNRCFMCRKKVGLTGFDCRCGNLFCGLHRYSDKHNCPYDYKAEAAAKIRKENPVVVADKIQRI; encoded by the exons ATGGCCCAGGAGACCAATCAGAGCCCAGTTCCTATGCTCTGTGCCACCGGCTGTGGTTTCTATGGCAACCCTAGGACTAATGGCATGTGCTCTGTGTGCCACAAGGAGCACCTGTCAAGACAGAACAATGGAGGAGTCAGTTCTCTGAGTGCTGTGG gcagcagcagcggccCCACAGCTGAGGCTTCTGCCATCCAGAGGTTAGAGGCCACCTTGAACaatgctgcagctgctgcagtcGCCGCAGCAGAGGTGGCAGCTGAGGCTGCTTCGGCTGAGGCTGCTGCCGCTGAAGCTCTCAG tgGGGTTTCAACAGCCATTGCCGTAACAAAACAGATGACTGAGATGAGTCTCTCCTGTGAGGAGAAAGGAGCATCAGGGAGCAAAGTAGAGCTCACAGAGCCAG TGGTGAATCAGCCCACAGTTTCGACCTCCCATCCCTCCACTGCTGGCAGTGAAGACTCCAAAGCCCCAGAGCCCCCCAAACCCAAGAAGAACCGTTGCTTTATGTGCCGCAAAAAGGTTGGCCTTACAG GTTTTGACTGCCGCTGTGGAAATCTGTTCTGTGGACTTCACCGTTACTCCGACAAGCACAACTGTCCATACGACTACAAAGCGGAAGCTGCTGCCAAGATTCGCAAAGAGAACCCTGTGGTTGTCGCTGACAAGATCCAGAGAATATGA
- the tmc2a gene encoding transmembrane channel-like protein 2-A, with protein sequence MPRKSDAALVEEVGIDVDADISDSDDGATQRRGNRRQAAGRGGAKGRGRGKKPVSEDEDDEDEEEEEAPRKGRRANNKKPTKKRGGDDDEDESEDEAPKRKRGGAANKKKKGGKAQDSEEEDSDVGKGKKGKKGGGKKGGKEEEDSKGKKGDAKGKDKGKDKDNDKDKKKKKKKDDSSSDSNSNSDEEEESMSEGEMARLMEEVEEKKKLIANIRNKPWRMKRRLVHLKEAQEFVDKFEGALGKGKGRKWYAYKVMMTKKWIKFQRDFENFRTSCIPWERKIKEVESHFGSSVASYFIFLRWMYGMNLVLFGFTFGLVVIPEVLMGLPYGSIPRKTVPRGEQDTAQDYSVLMDFNGYCKYSVLFYGYYNDQRTIGLLKFRLPLSYLMVGIGTFGYSLMVVIRTMAKNADVGGGDGEEGEFTFAWKMFTSWDYLIGNSETADNKYASITTSFKESIVDEQENQKDENIHLRRFLRVLANFMITCSLGGSGYLIYFVVKRSQEFANRDDLSWYEKNELEIIMSLLGLVCPPLFETIAELEDYHPRIALKWQLGRIFALFLGNLYTFLFALFDEVNTKLEEEESIKNASIWTMKEYYANYSRLVNDTEATPPPMDPADVIRGPCWETAVGIEFVKLTVSDIQVTYLTILIGDFARAVIVRFLNYCWCWDLEAGFPSYGEFDISGNVLGLVFNQGMIWMGAFYAPGLVGINVLRLLSSMYYQCWAVMATNVPHERVFKASKSNNFYMGLLLLILFLSLLPVVYTIMTLPPSFDCGPFSGKVKMFDVIMETIDLDLPAFMGTLFSYAANPGLIIPAVLLMVLAIYYLNSVSEAYKNSNMELKKKMQMARDEEKNRRNNTDSTNQVMKDLEDLLPNRSLIPPAPPPEPEKAPEKDAKPTKTKPGTAGKGVNLQKDVALASPNPNARGPVSRPPGPRGPGPMPGPGPGAGPGRGRGRGPPPR encoded by the exons ATGCCGAGAAAAAGTGATGCAGCTTTAGTGGAAGAAG TTGGGATAGATGTAGATGCGGATATAAGCGACAGTGATG ACGGCGCCACCCAGAGAAGAGGGAACAGGAGGCAGGCAGCTGGGAGAGGAGGTGCAAAGGGAAGAGGCCGTGGTAAAAAACCAgtcagtgaggatgaggatgatgaagatgaggaggaggaggaggctccCAGGAAAGGCAGGAGAGCAAACAACAAGAAGCCGACCAAGAAacgtggtggtgatgatgatgaggatgagagCGAGGATGAGGCCCCTAAGAGGAAGCGAGGAGGAGCGGccaataagaagaagaaaggaggcaAAGCCCAggacagtgaggaggaggacagtGATGTGgggaaaggaaagaagggaaagaagggaggaggaaagaaaggagggaaagaggaggaggacagtaAGGGTAAGAAGGGGGATGCCAAAGGAAAGGACAAGGGGAAAGACAAGGACAATgacaaagacaagaagaagaagaagaaaaaggatgaCAG TTCATCTGATTCCAACTCGAACTCTGACGAGGAAGAGGAGTCCATGTCGGAAGGAGAGATGGCCCGGctgatggaggaggtggaggagaagaagaaactgattGCTAATATCAGGAACAAGCCATGGAGGATGAAGCGGAGGCTTGTACACCTGAA GGAAGCTCAAGAATTTGTGGATAAGTTTGAAGGAGCTTTGGGCAAAGGAAAAGGCAGAAAGTGGTACGCCTACAAAGTGATGATGACAAAG AAATGGATCAAGTTCCAGAGGGATTTTGAGAATTTCAGAACATCCTGTATCCCATGGGAGAGGAAGATCAAAGAGGTGGAAA GTCATTTTGGGTCATCTGTGGCATCTTACTTTATCTTCCTGCGCTGGATGTATGGCATGAACCTTGTCCTTTTTGGATTCACTTTTGGACTGGTGGTCATCCCTGAG GTTCTGATGGGTCTTCCTTATGGATCCATTCCCAGGAAGACTGTACCTCGAGGAGAACAGGACACTGCTCAGGACTACTCTGTCCTCATGGACTTCAAC GGATACTGCAAATATTCAGTCCTGTTTTATGGATATTACAACGACCAGAGGACCATCGGCTTGCTGAAGTTTAGGCTGCCTCTGTCCTACCTTATGGTTGGGATCGGTACATTCGGCTACAGCCTGATGGTCGTGATCCGCAC AATGGCCAAGAACGCTGATGTTGGCGGTGGAGACGGAGAGGAAGGAGAGTTCACCTTCGCCTGGAAGATGTTCACCAGCTGGGATTACCTCATAGGCAACTCAGAGACTGCAGACAACAAGTACGCCTCCATCACCACCAGCTTCAag GAGTCAATTGTGGACGAGCAGGAGAACCAGAAAGATGAGAACATTCACCTGCGGAGGTTCCTCAGAGTCCTGGCTAATTTCATGATCACCTGCAGCCTCGGCGGCAGCGGATACCTCATCTACTTTGTGGTGAAGAGGTCTCAGGAGTTTGCCAACAGGGATGACCTCAGCTGGTACGAGAAGAACGAG TTGGAGATCATCATGTCTCTGCTGGGTCTGGTGTGTCCTCCTCTGTTTGAGACCATCGCTGAGCTGGAGGACTACCATCCTCGAATCGCCCTCAAGTGGCAGCTGGGACGCATCTTTGCCCTCTTTTTGGGAAACCTCTACACATTTCTTTTTGCCCTGTTTGATGAGGTCAACACCAAG CTGGAAGAAGAGGAGTCCATTAAAAATGCCTCCATCTGGACCATGAAGGAGTACTACGCCAACTACTCACGCCTTGTCAACGACACCGAGGCCACCCCGCCCCCCATGGACCCCGCTGATGTCATCAGAGGACCCTGCTGGGAGACTGCTGTTGGCATA GAGTTTGTGAAGCTGACAGTGTCGGACATCCAGGTGACCTACCTGACCATCCTGATTGGTGACTTTGCCAGAGCCGTCATCGTCCGCTTCCTCAACTACTGTTGGTGCTGGGACCTGGAGGCTGGATTT CCATCATATGGAGAGTTTGACATCAGTGGTAATGTTCTGGGATTGGTCTTTAATCAAGGGATGATCTG GATGGGGGCGTTTTATGCTCCTGGGCTGGTCGGCATCAACGTGCTCCGCCTCCTCAGCTCCATGTACTATCAGTGTTGGGCGGTGATGGCCACCAACGTCCCCCATGAGAGAGTCTTCAAAGCCTCCAAGTCCAACAACTTCTACATGGGTCTGCTCCtactcatcctcttcctcagtcTGTTACCTGTCGTCTACACCATCATGACCCTGCCGCCCTCATTTGACTGCGGACCCTTCAG TGGGAAGGTGAAGATGTTTGATGTGATCATGGAGACGATCGACCTGGACCTGCCGGCCTTCATGGGGACGCTCTTCAGCTATGCAGCCAACCCAGGCCTCATCATACCAGCTGTTCTACTCATGGT ACTGGCCATCTACTACCTGAACTCGGTGTCTGAGGCCTACAAAAACTCCAACAtggagctgaagaagaagatgcagaTG GCTCGGGACGAAGAGAAGAACAGGAGGAACAACACGGACAGCACCAACCAGGTCATGAAAGACCTGGAGGACCTGCTGCCGAATCGCTCCCTCATCCCCCCTGCTCCTCCACCGGAGCCTG AAAAGGCACCAGAGAAGGATGCAAAGCCAACTAAGACGAAACCCGGGACAGCCGGTAAAGGCGTTAATTTGCAGAAAGATGTGGCTCTAGCATCACCCAACCCCAACGCTCGGGGGCCAGTGAGCCGGCCACCAGGGCCAAGAGGACCTGGACCAATGCCAGGTCCGGGTCCTGGTGCAGGACCGGGCCGAGGCCGTGGGAGAGGGCCTCCTCCAAGATAA